Proteins encoded in a region of the Clostridia bacterium genome:
- a CDS encoding YgiT-type zinc finger protein — protein sequence MSDSGVCPTCGGTLEEREIQLDLRHKGRLVIIEGVPAQVCRDCGERLVSAASSKAIDVLLESGARPVREIAVPVLSFRHVAQA from the coding sequence GTGAGCGACAGCGGCGTCTGCCCCACCTGCGGCGGAACCCTGGAGGAAAGGGAAATTCAGCTTGATCTCCGTCACAAGGGCCGCCTGGTGATAATTGAAGGCGTTCCGGCGCAGGTGTGCAGGGACTGCGGGGAACGCCTTGTATCCGCCGCCTCCTCCAAGGCTATAGACGTGCTGCTGGAATCAGGCGCAAGACCGGTCAGGGAAATCGCTGTGCCGGTGCTCTCTTTCCGCCACGTCGCTCAGGCCTGA
- a CDS encoding HD domain-containing protein — protein sequence MTVGPLEPILQVLRKAPPELLAHSLTTARVAQKTLACLPPAEELRPAWVVLAALAHDLGKALWSDELFAKPSHFLTHANRALIHAHPVAGANLLREAWPDAPEEVVRAVLEHHERPGVRATPGG from the coding sequence GTGACCGTTGGACCCCTGGAGCCAATTCTGCAAGTGCTGCGTAAGGCTCCCCCGGAGCTCCTTGCCCACTCCCTTACCACGGCCCGCGTGGCCCAGAAAACCCTAGCCTGCCTGCCGCCCGCGGAGGAGCTGCGCCCGGCCTGGGTAGTCCTGGCCGCCCTAGCCCACGATTTGGGGAAGGCCCTTTGGTCCGATGAGCTTTTCGCCAAACCCTCTCACTTCCTTACCCATGCCAACCGGGCCCTAATCCACGCCCACCCCGTGGCCGGGGCTAACCTGCTGCGCGAAGCCTGGCCGGACGCCCCGGAGGAGGTGGTGCGGGCGGTGCTGGAGCACCACGAGCGGCCGGGGGTTAGGGCTACCCCCGGCGGGTAG
- a CDS encoding DUF4258 domain-containing protein, translating to MDIDSIREKIAQGQYRVTAHALTRFKERGITGADMEAAIMGGEVIEEYPND from the coding sequence ATGGACATAGACAGCATTAGGGAAAAGATAGCGCAGGGTCAGTACCGGGTGACGGCACACGCCCTGACCCGCTTCAAGGAGCGAGGTATAACTGGGGCCGACATGGAGGCGGCAATCATGGGCGGAGAAGTCATAGAGGAGTACCCGAACGACTGA